Part of the Novosphingobium sp. KA1 genome is shown below.
AAAGCTGCACGGCCTCGGGCGAGATGTTTGTCGCCATGGGCGGCCGCCTGGCGCGGGCCCGGGTGACCGAGAACGCGGGCGCCTTCCGCCAGGACTGGTCGCTGGAGCAAGTGGCGGACCAGATCGAGGCCATTCGCGATGGCGGCGCGGTTCTGGCCTTCCCGCCGGTGCCCGACGGCCAGCTTGAACATCTGCTCTACGGTTTCGGCATGATCCGGCGCGAGACGGCGGCGGTCTGAGGACAAGCTTCGAAAGTCCGCCTCCGGCCCGCTGCTGGCATCACCGTCCGGCGGCTTTCGGGGCCGGGCCTGATTGCGGTTAAATTCCTGCAAGGCTTGCGGTATGGCGAGGCCATGGTTCCGGCGCTCCCGATCTGTACCTGTCTTGCGGCCCTGCTGCTGATCGCGCCTGCCGCGGCCCATCCCGGCGGGCTCGATGCCGCCGGGTGCCACACCAATCGCAAGACCGGCGGCTACCATTGTCACGGCGGCCGAAGCGCCGCTTCGTCATCGCCGAAGGGCCCGTCATCGCCATCGTCATCGCCATCATCGCGGGCGCGGCGCATGCCACTGTCCGGTTCCGGCTATTACCCCAATTGCGCGGCCGTGCGCGCGGCGGGAGCGGCGCCGTTGCGGCGGGGCAGCCCCGGTTATCGCGCCGGGCTGGACCGCGACGGCGACGGGGTGGCCTGCGAATAGACCTCGGAGTCTGGCCGGAAAATGCCCTTGCGGGCTGGCGCCGCGAAATTCGCTTCTCGTGAATTTCCAAACGGTCTCTCAGCCGCGCAAGTCCTCGAGGCAGCGGGTGAACCAATCGGCGACTTGTCGGCGTTCGTTCTCGCCGAAGCCGGTCAGCGGCAAGTGCCTGAGGAAAAACACGAAGCCGATCGAGAGGATCGAGATCTGCAGCGCCTTGACCGCGCCGCTGTCGCCGCCGATCGCCTCGGCGAGCGGTGC
Proteins encoded:
- a CDS encoding excalibur calcium-binding domain-containing protein; amino-acid sequence: MVPALPICTCLAALLLIAPAAAHPGGLDAAGCHTNRKTGGYHCHGGRSAASSSPKGPSSPSSSPSSRARRMPLSGSGYYPNCAAVRAAGAAPLRRGSPGYRAGLDRDGDGVACE